In one window of Gossypium arboreum isolate Shixiya-1 chromosome 4, ASM2569848v2, whole genome shotgun sequence DNA:
- the LOC108460798 gene encoding protein NUCLEAR FUSION DEFECTIVE 4-like, translating into MGRLKERFQAFVNNRWLVFVAAMWIQSCAGVGYIFGSISPVIKISLNYNQRQLSKLGVAKDLGDSVGFLAGGLSDRLPLWGALLVGAFQNLIGYGWVWLIVTGRAPVLPLWAMCILIFVGNNGETYFNTAALVSCVQNFPKSRGPVVGILKGFAGLSGAILTQIYTMINFPDQASLIFMIAVGPAMVVIALMFIIRPVGGHRQVRPSDGLSFTFIYSVCLLLAAYLMGVMLLEDLVSVSHTLVTIFTVILFFLLVTPIIVPIALSCSEEPKDPAEEVLLPKSEQQEAGKPEQSDQEHEVIFSEVEDEKPVEVDLLPASERQKRIAQLQAELFQAAAKGAVRVKRKRGPHRGEDFTLMQALIKADFWLIFFSLLLGSGSGLTVIDNLGQMSQSLGYDNTHIFVSMISIWNFLGRVGGGYFSEIIVRDHAYPRPVSMAVAQLVMAVGHVFFAMGWPGAMYVGTLLIGLGYGAHWAIVPAAASELFGLKKFGALYNFLTLANPAGSLVFSGVIASSIYDHEAEKQAHQHHIQLQMSGLLFSGLYGQDEVLKCEGSVCFFLTSMIMSGFCVIAAVLSMILVYRTKTVYANLYGKSRT; encoded by the exons ATGGGAAGATTGAAGGAAAGATTTCAGGCTTTCGTGAACAATAGATGGCTGGTTTTTGTGGCTGCAATGTGGATACAATCTTGTGCTGGGGTTGGGTATATATTTGGTAGCATATCACCTGTGATAAAGATTTCTTTGAATTATAATCAAAGACAGCTTTCAAAGTTGGGTGTGGCCAAAGATCTTGGAGATAGTGTTGGGTTTCTTGCTGGTGGTTTATCTGACAGATTGCCTTTATGGGGTGCTTTGCTTGTTGGTGCATTTCAGAACCTTATAGGTTATGGTTGGGTTTGGTTAATTGTTACGGGCAGAGCTCCAGTTTTGCCTTTGTGGGCT ATGTGCATCTTAATATTCGTGGGAAACAATGGTGAAACCTACTTCAATACAGCTGCTCTGGTTTCTTGTGTGCAAAACTTTCCCAAAAGCAGGGGTCCAGTGGTAGGGATACTCAAGGGCTTTGCGGGTTTAAGTGGTGCAATTTTGACTCAGATATACACGATGATCAATTTCCCTGATCAAGCATCTTTAATATTCATGATTGCGGTTGGGCCAGCAATGGTAGTTATTGCTCTAATGTTCATTATCAGACCTGTTGGAGGTCACAGACAAGTACGGCCATCCGATGGTTTAAGTTTTACCTTTATTTATAGCGTGTGCCTCCTATTGGCTGCTTACTTGATGGGAGTCATGCTTCTGGAAGATCTTGTTAGTGTGAGCCACACTTTAGTCACAATTTTTACAGTGATTTTGTTCTTTCTTCTTGTCACTCCCATAATTGTTCCTATTGCATTGAGTTGCTCCGAAGAGCCTAAAGATCCGGCAGAAGAAGTTCTTCTACCAAAGTCGGAGCAACAAGAAGCTGGAAAACCTGAGCAGAGTGATCAGGAACATGAAGTGATATTCAGTGAGGTTGAAGACGAGAAACCTGTGGAAGTAGACTTGCTTCCAGCATCAGAACGGCAAAAAAGAATTGCTCAGTTGCAAGCAGAACTTTTCCAGGCCGCTGCTAAAGGAGCAGTAAGGGTGAAGAGAAAGAGAGGTCCTCATAGAGGAGAAGACTTTACCTTGATGCAGGCTTTGATCAAAGCAGACTTTTGGCTCATCTTTTTCTCTCTTCTATTAGGTTCAGGATCAGGTTTGACTGTGATAGATAATCTTGGTCAGATGAGCCAGTCTCTGGGGTATGATAATACTCACATATTTGTATCCATGATTAGCATTTGGAACTTTCTTGGTCGTGTTGGTGGGGGTTACTTCTCAGAGATTATAGTGAG GGATCATGCTTATCCAAGGCCAGTATCTATGGCTGTTGCTCAGCTTGTTATGGCTGTTGGTCATGTTTTCTTTGCTATGGGATGGCCTGGGGCAATGTACGTCGGTACTTTATTAATAGGGCTTGGCTATGGTGCTCATTGGGCAATTGTCCCGGCTGCTGCCTCTGAGTTGTTTGGCTTGAAAAAGTTTGGGGCTCTGTACAATTTCCTCACGCTGGCAAATCCTGCAGGTTCACTTGTCTTCTCAGGTGTAATTGCTAGCAGTATTTACGACCATGAAGCAGAGAAGCAAGCTCATCAACATCATATCCAGCTGCAGATGTCAGGCTTACTTTTCTCAGGGTTGTATGGTCAGGATGAAGTGCTCAAGTGTGAAGGTTCTGTATGCTTCTTTCTGACTTCCATGATCATGTCTGGATTTTGTGTCATTGCAGCTGTTTTAAGCATGATACTTGTGTACCGTACTAAGACTGTTTATGCCAACCTTTATGGAAAGTCTCGCACTTGA
- the LOC108459258 gene encoding peroxidase 45-like isoform X2 codes for MEIIRRCFTLFILVIILQVGEGKLSQAFYNSTCPNVESIVRKVVEEKFSQTFVTVPATLRLFFHDCFVEGCDASIMIASPNGDAEKDAPDNLSLAGDGFDTVIKAKKAVEAKCPKVVCCADILAIATRDVIAGGPSFEVELGRRDGFVSKASRVAGQLPGANFNLSQLNSMFAQHNLTQTDMIALSGAHTVGFSHCSHFANRFYSFSPSSPVDPDLDPTYVKQLKQACPQNVDPSIAINMDPVTPRTFDNKYFKNLVAKKGLFTSDEVLYTNRASRPTVVRFSKKQNVFKEAFIAAMRKLGRVGVKTGKHGEIRVDCTAFN; via the exons ATGGAGATAATTAGGAGATGTTTCACATTGTTCATACTTGTCATAATTCTGCAGGTTGGAGAGGGAAAATTATCTCAAGCCTTCTACAACTCCACTTGTCCAAATGTGGAATCTATTGTAAGAAAGGTTGTAGAGGAAAAGTTTAGCCAAACCTTCGTCACCGTCCCCGCCACCCTACGACTGTTTTTCCATGACTGCTTTGTCGAG GGTTGTGATGCATCGATCATGATCGCATCGCCAAATGGGGATGCAGAGAAGGATGCTCCAGACAATCTGTCCCTAGCAGGAGATGGATTCGATACCGTAATAAAGGCCAAGAAAGCAGTGGAAGCTAAATGTCCTAAAGTAGTCTGTTGTGCAGACATATTGGCCATTGCCACTAGAGATGTTATA GCTGGAGGTCCTTCATTCGAAGTAGAATTGGGACGTCGTGATGGATTTGTATCGAAAGCATCAAGGGTAGCCGGACAGCTACCGGGGgctaatttcaatctcagtcaacTCAACTCCATGTTTGCCCAACACAACCTTACACAAACTGATATGATTGCACTCTCAGGTGCTCATACTGTAGGCTTCTCCCACTGCAGTCACTTCGCAAACCGCTTTTATTCGTTTTCACCGTCTTCTCCCGTGGATCCCGACCTCGATCCTACATACGTGAAACAATTAAAGCAAGCGTGTCCTCAGAATGTAGACCCCAGTATCGCCATCAACATGGATCCTGTAACCCCACGAACTTTTGACAATAAGTACTTCAAGAATCTGGTTGCTAAGAAGGGATTGTTTACATCAGACGAGGTGCTGTACACTAATCGAGCATCTAGACCAACAGTGGTTCGATTTTCGAAGAAACAAAATGTGTTTAAAGAAGCCTTCATTGCAGCAATGAGGAAGCTTGGAAGGGTGGGAGTTAAGACTGGTAAACACGGAGAGATAAGAGTAGACTGCACAGCCTTTAACTAA
- the LOC108459258 gene encoding peroxidase 45-like isoform X1 — MEIIRRCFTLFILVIILQVGEGKLSQAFYNSTCPNVESIVRKVVEEKFSQTFVTVPATLRLFFHDCFVEGCDASIMIASPNGDAEKDAPDNLSLAGDGFDTVIKAKKAVEAKCPKVVCCADILAIATRDVIVLAGGPSFEVELGRRDGFVSKASRVAGQLPGANFNLSQLNSMFAQHNLTQTDMIALSGAHTVGFSHCSHFANRFYSFSPSSPVDPDLDPTYVKQLKQACPQNVDPSIAINMDPVTPRTFDNKYFKNLVAKKGLFTSDEVLYTNRASRPTVVRFSKKQNVFKEAFIAAMRKLGRVGVKTGKHGEIRVDCTAFN, encoded by the exons ATGGAGATAATTAGGAGATGTTTCACATTGTTCATACTTGTCATAATTCTGCAGGTTGGAGAGGGAAAATTATCTCAAGCCTTCTACAACTCCACTTGTCCAAATGTGGAATCTATTGTAAGAAAGGTTGTAGAGGAAAAGTTTAGCCAAACCTTCGTCACCGTCCCCGCCACCCTACGACTGTTTTTCCATGACTGCTTTGTCGAG GGTTGTGATGCATCGATCATGATCGCATCGCCAAATGGGGATGCAGAGAAGGATGCTCCAGACAATCTGTCCCTAGCAGGAGATGGATTCGATACCGTAATAAAGGCCAAGAAAGCAGTGGAAGCTAAATGTCCTAAAGTAGTCTGTTGTGCAGACATATTGGCCATTGCCACTAGAGATGTTATAGTCCTG GCTGGAGGTCCTTCATTCGAAGTAGAATTGGGACGTCGTGATGGATTTGTATCGAAAGCATCAAGGGTAGCCGGACAGCTACCGGGGgctaatttcaatctcagtcaacTCAACTCCATGTTTGCCCAACACAACCTTACACAAACTGATATGATTGCACTCTCAGGTGCTCATACTGTAGGCTTCTCCCACTGCAGTCACTTCGCAAACCGCTTTTATTCGTTTTCACCGTCTTCTCCCGTGGATCCCGACCTCGATCCTACATACGTGAAACAATTAAAGCAAGCGTGTCCTCAGAATGTAGACCCCAGTATCGCCATCAACATGGATCCTGTAACCCCACGAACTTTTGACAATAAGTACTTCAAGAATCTGGTTGCTAAGAAGGGATTGTTTACATCAGACGAGGTGCTGTACACTAATCGAGCATCTAGACCAACAGTGGTTCGATTTTCGAAGAAACAAAATGTGTTTAAAGAAGCCTTCATTGCAGCAATGAGGAAGCTTGGAAGGGTGGGAGTTAAGACTGGTAAACACGGAGAGATAAGAGTAGACTGCACAGCCTTTAACTAA